GGGGCGAAATGTCGTCTGTCCCCAGGTCCACAGGTTCAACCCCAGCTCCCCCAGGATGTCCCCTGCCCCCTGCAGCAGACCCACTAATACCAGGGCCACCACCCCCAGCCACAGCAGCCACCAGTCCAGTGCCGCTCCCTTCCCCATCAGGGCCTGAGAAATTCCACCTCTACCCGCTGGCCCACACCACAAAAATCTCCCCGGCGGCTCCATACCTGCGGGGGTGCTTGCAGTTGCACTTGCACCTCCAGTTCATGGCGCACCAACTCCGGCGGCGGCACAGCCACATCCGTTCCTACGGTCACTTGTCCCGTTCCCCCGCGAATGGCCCGCACCCGTCCCGGTAACACCCGCTGCGTCCCATCCAAGAAACGCACCACCGCCCGTTGTCCCAGATGCAGCCGGTGATTGGTCCGCTCCGCCACCAAAGCACTCACCCACACCTGCTCGCAATTGAGCAGTTGCAGCAGCGGCGTACCGGCTCCCACATGGGTCCCCAGCTCCCCCGTGCGCAGGGGCACCGACCAGACCACCGTCTCCCCCGGACTGCGCAACACCGTCGCCTGCACCAACCGCAGTTGCTGTTCCGCTTTGCGAATGTCCTGTGCCAGGGTGACCAACGTCGTCTGGAGCTGTTGTTTTTCCTGCTCCAGGTCCGTAATTTCTTTGGTCAAATCCAGCAGTCGGATGGCCGGAAAGCTAAAGGTCCGCGCCGAATCCAGTTGCAATCCCGCCTGGGCCGCCTGCAGGTTCAGACGCTGCCGTTCTAGCTCGGCTTGGCGTTCCCTAACGGTCTCCTGGGCTAAGCGCGCCTGGGTTCTGGCCTGGTCCACCTGCTGCTGGGGAACTGCTCCTTCTTGAGCCAGGGCCATGGCCCGCTCCAACTCCTTCTGGGCCAAAGCCAATTGGGCCTGGGCCGCCCGCAACTCACTCCGACTGCGATCCAAAGCCGCCCGGAAAAATGCCACATCCAGCGCCGTCTGCTGCCGGGACTTTTGGCGTAGCAGTTCATAGGTCTGTCGTCGCTGGGCCAACTGCCGGTTCACACTCTGGAGCTGCTCTTGGGTTAGGCGCTGCCGTCCCCGCAGATGTTGCAGGTCAATTTCCAACTGAGCATTGCGCTCATTAGTGATCCGGCCCAACACTGCCCCTTGGGAAAGCATCTGCCCCGGCTGCAAAGGTTCCAGGCGCAACGTCCCCTCAATCGGCGCATAGATCGTGATGACCTCCCCATTGATATAAGCCACCCGGCTGAACACCCGCGTCAGACGTCGCCAGCCCCACCACACCGCCACACCCAGCAGCATCAGCCCCACCAGCGCTCGCCCCGCCCGCACCCATAACTGCCGGCCTGGCGCCTTGTCTTGGGGTTGCAGTGGGGGAGGTAACGGACCACTAATCGCTGCCCGATCCAGCCAAGACTTCAACCGTTGGGGATGGGTCACGGTGCCTATGGTAATGCCACAAAGCAATACTAAAGGGTTATAGCTGCTATAAGGTCAAGGGCCTAAGCTTATGTTTTCCTTAAAATGCTCCCCCCTCCGCAACTGGGCCAGATGGACCCTGCTACAGCCCCCCTAGGACATCAGGCGTTCCCGGTTTTGTTGAGCGTACATCTCCCGTAACACCACCGCCGGGTCAATCCAGCGCCCATCATGGCGCAACCCCCAGTGCAGGTGGGGTCCGGTTGTCCG
This DNA window, taken from Gloeomargarita sp. SRBZ-1_bins_9, encodes the following:
- a CDS encoding HlyD family efflux transporter periplasmic adaptor subunit — translated: MTHPQRLKSWLDRAAISGPLPPPLQPQDKAPGRQLWVRAGRALVGLMLLGVAVWWGWRRLTRVFSRVAYINGEVITIYAPIEGTLRLEPLQPGQMLSQGAVLGRITNERNAQLEIDLQHLRGRQRLTQEQLQSVNRQLAQRRQTYELLRQKSRQQTALDVAFFRAALDRSRSELRAAQAQLALAQKELERAMALAQEGAVPQQQVDQARTQARLAQETVRERQAELERQRLNLQAAQAGLQLDSARTFSFPAIRLLDLTKEITDLEQEKQQLQTTLVTLAQDIRKAEQQLRLVQATVLRSPGETVVWSVPLRTGELGTHVGAGTPLLQLLNCEQVWVSALVAERTNHRLHLGQRAVVRFLDGTQRVLPGRVRAIRGGTGQVTVGTDVAVPPPELVRHELEVQVQLQAPPQVWSRRGDFCGVGQRVEVEFLRP